In one Methanobrevibacter arboriphilus genomic region, the following are encoded:
- a CDS encoding 30S ribosomal protein S8: protein MTLMDPLADALTNIRNNELQVNESCSISPASKLIGQVLSTMQKENYISEFEYIDDKKAGKFQVELEGNINQCGVIKPRHSVKKDEFEKFEKRYLPAKNFGILIVTTPEGIMTHKDAKEKGIGGRLLAYMY from the coding sequence ATGACTCTTATGGATCCTCTTGCTGATGCTCTTACTAATATAAGAAATAATGAACTTCAAGTTAATGAATCATGTTCTATTTCTCCTGCCTCTAAATTAATTGGGCAAGTTTTGAGCACAATGCAAAAAGAGAATTATATTAGTGAATTTGAATATATAGATGACAAAAAGGCAGGAAAATTTCAAGTTGAACTTGAAGGTAACATCAATCAATGTGGTGTTATAAAGCCACGTCATTCTGTTAAGAAAGATGAATTTGAGAAATTTGAAAAAAGGTATTTACCAGCAAAGAATTTTGGAATTTTAATAGTAACCACTCCTGAAGGTATCATGACTCATAAAGATGCCAAAGAAAAGGGTATTGGTGGCCGCTTGTTGGCTTATATGTATTAG
- a CDS encoding 50S ribosomal protein L2: MGKRLIHQRRGRGTPAYRSASHRFKDKIQYRTYDEIEKQGSLKGKVVDIVHDPGRSAPIAQVKFENGEKKFILAPESIQIDDNIECGVSAPISFGNSLPLAEIPEGTPIYDIENRPGDGGKFVRSSGTYASLITHDADKAVIELPSGELKSFNPACRATIGVVAGGGRKDKPFLKAGKRWHAFKAKGKKSMTVRGVAMNAVDHPHGGGNRQHPGRPTTVSRHTPPGRKVGSIAARRTGKRR; this comes from the coding sequence ATGGGAAAACGATTAATACACCAAAGAAGAGGAAGAGGAACTCCTGCTTATCGTAGTGCTTCTCATCGTTTTAAGGATAAGATCCAATATAGGACTTATGATGAAATTGAAAAACAGGGAAGCCTAAAAGGAAAAGTTGTGGATATTGTTCATGATCCTGGAAGGTCTGCTCCTATTGCTCAGGTTAAATTTGAAAATGGTGAAAAGAAGTTCATATTAGCTCCTGAAAGTATTCAAATTGATGATAATATTGAATGTGGTGTTTCAGCTCCAATAAGTTTTGGTAACTCTTTACCTTTAGCTGAAATCCCTGAGGGAACTCCAATTTATGATATTGAAAATAGACCAGGAGATGGTGGAAAATTTGTAAGATCTTCTGGAACTTATGCTTCTTTAATTACACATGATGCTGATAAGGCTGTTATTGAACTTCCATCTGGAGAGTTAAAATCTTTCAATCCAGCATGTAGGGCAACTATCGGTGTTGTAGCAGGTGGAGGAAGAAAAGATAAACCATTCCTTAAAGCAGGTAAGAGATGGCATGCCTTTAAAGCTAAAGGTAAGAAATCTATGACTGTAAGAGGGGTAGCTATGAATGCAGTAGATCACCCACATGGTGGAGGAAACAGACAACATCCTGGACGACCTACTACAGTTTCTAGACACACACCTCCAGGAAGAAAGGTTGGTTCTATTGCGGCTAGAAGAACCGGTAAGAGAAGATAA
- the rpl4p gene encoding 50S ribosomal protein L4, which yields MKVNVYTMEGEVKEEIELPAIFNEEFRPDLIKRAVISSQTARIQPWGSDPMAGKRTSAESWGSGRGAAMVPRIKNGSKAAFIPQAIGGRRAHPPRPQKVYHEKINVKERRFAIRSAIAATCNQNLVEERGHNVENVPQLPLIVDDELATIKKTKETREIFKNLGIFEDISRAKKGRKIRAGKGKLRGRKYKKAKGPLIVVADDKGISLGARNHAGVDVVTVENLNAELLAPGTHPGRLTIFTKSAIEKLGGLFQ from the coding sequence ATGAAAGTTAATGTTTATACAATGGAAGGAGAAGTCAAAGAAGAGATTGAACTTCCAGCTATTTTTAATGAAGAATTTAGACCAGATCTTATAAAGAGAGCAGTTATTTCTTCACAAACAGCAAGGATACAACCATGGGGATCTGATCCTATGGCAGGTAAGAGAACTTCTGCAGAATCTTGGGGTTCAGGTAGAGGTGCAGCTATGGTACCAAGAATTAAAAATGGTTCTAAAGCAGCATTTATTCCACAAGCTATTGGTGGAAGAAGAGCTCATCCTCCAAGACCTCAAAAAGTTTATCATGAAAAGATAAATGTCAAAGAAAGAAGATTTGCTATTAGATCTGCTATTGCAGCTACATGTAATCAAAATCTTGTGGAAGAAAGAGGGCATAATGTTGAAAATGTTCCACAACTACCTTTAATTGTTGATGACGAACTTGCAACTATTAAGAAAACCAAAGAAACTAGGGAAATTTTCAAAAATTTAGGAATTTTTGAAGATATTTCTAGAGCAAAAAAAGGTAGAAAAATTAGAGCAGGTAAGGGTAAACTAAGAGGTAGAAAATATAAAAAAGCTAAAGGACCTCTAATAGTTGTTGCTGATGATAAAGGAATTAGCTTGGGTGCGAGAAACCATGCTGGTGTAGATGTTGTAACTGTTGAAAATCTTAATGCGGAATTATTAGCTCCTGGTACTCATCCAGGTAGATTAACTATATTTACTAAATCCGCTATCGAAAAATTAGGAGGATTATTCCAATAG
- a CDS encoding 30S ribosomal protein S17, producing the protein MVGLNVQQVEAECNDSNCPFHGTLPVRGQVLEGIVVSDKAERTITVERSFYKFIRKYERYEKRKSKINVHKPDCFNVKIGDSVKVAECRPLSKTKHFVLVEVKGDN; encoded by the coding sequence ATGGTTGGTCTTAATGTTCAACAAGTAGAAGCTGAATGTAATGATTCTAACTGTCCTTTTCATGGAACTTTACCAGTTAGAGGACAAGTCCTTGAAGGAATTGTTGTTAGTGATAAAGCAGAAAGGACTATTACAGTAGAACGCAGTTTTTACAAGTTCATACGAAAGTATGAAAGATATGAAAAGAGAAAATCAAAAATTAATGTTCACAAACCTGATTGTTTCAATGTAAAAATTGGAGATTCAGTCAAGGTTGCAGAATGCAGACCTTTAAGTAAAACTAAACATTTTGTTTTAGTAGAAGTAAAAGGAGACAACTAA
- the yciH gene encoding stress response translation initiation inhibitor YciH: MKICDVCGLPEELCVCEEIAREVQTVKVYTVRRRFGKLMTIVEGIDEHDIDIKELTKELKAKCACGGTAKKGQIELQGDHKRKVKEVLSDMGFSSDTIEIRDSDKKFNKRRH, from the coding sequence ATGAAAATCTGTGATGTATGTGGTCTTCCTGAAGAACTTTGTGTTTGTGAAGAAATTGCAAGAGAAGTTCAAACTGTAAAAGTTTATACAGTTAGAAGAAGATTCGGAAAACTTATGACAATTGTAGAAGGTATAGACGAACATGATATTGATATTAAAGAGCTTACTAAAGAATTAAAAGCTAAATGTGCTTGTGGAGGTACAGCTAAAAAAGGTCAAATAGAACTTCAAGGTGACCATAAAAGGAAAGTTAAAGAAGTTTTATCTGATATGGGTTTCTCTTCAGACACTATTGAAATCAGAGATTCTGATAAAAAATTCAATAAAAGGAGACATTAA
- the rpsS gene encoding 30S ribosomal protein S19 encodes MARKIFKYQGYTLEELQKMSLEDLMKILPARQRRSLKRGFLPRQQTVLDKFRKLKKQEQKGGKPLVIKTHCRDMIVLPEMVGTIFGIYNGKEFVEVELTAEMIGCYFGEFAPTRQRVQHGDPGMGATRSSMFVPLK; translated from the coding sequence TTGGCAAGAAAAATATTTAAATATCAAGGTTATACTCTAGAGGAATTACAAAAAATGTCTTTAGAGGATTTAATGAAAATATTACCAGCAAGGCAAAGAAGATCTTTAAAAAGAGGATTTTTACCAAGGCAACAAACTGTGCTGGATAAATTTAGAAAGTTGAAAAAACAAGAACAAAAAGGTGGAAAACCTCTGGTTATCAAAACTCATTGTAGGGATATGATAGTTTTACCTGAAATGGTAGGAACTATTTTTGGTATTTACAATGGTAAAGAGTTTGTTGAAGTTGAATTGACTGCTGAAATGATTGGTTGCTACTTTGGTGAATTTGCACCAACTAGGCAAAGAGTTCAACATGGAGACCCAGGTATGGGAGCTACCAGATCATCTATGTTCGTGCCTCTTAAATAA
- a CDS encoding 50S ribosomal protein L18, with translation MAQGSKYKVAFRRRREGKTNYDARMKLVDLDKSRLVIRISNANVIAQIINVGENGDETVVSAHSKELKKLGWLGGTKNTSATYLTAYLCAKKALDKGVEKAVLDIGLKSSIKGAKVFAGVKAANDAGLDVPYGESIVPDDDRIAGVHIAEYAKSLDDEEVKKHFSKYLERGLQPVDLPNHFEEIKNKIEKA, from the coding sequence TTGGCACAAGGATCAAAATATAAAGTAGCATTTAGACGAAGAAGAGAAGGAAAAACTAATTATGATGCTAGAATGAAACTAGTAGATTTAGATAAGTCTAGATTAGTAATTAGGATTTCTAATGCTAATGTTATTGCTCAGATTATTAATGTGGGGGAGAACGGAGATGAAACTGTTGTTTCTGCACATTCTAAAGAATTAAAAAAGTTAGGTTGGTTAGGTGGAACTAAAAACACCAGTGCAACTTATTTGACTGCTTATTTATGTGCTAAGAAAGCTTTAGATAAAGGTGTTGAAAAAGCTGTTTTAGACATTGGATTAAAATCATCTATTAAAGGAGCTAAAGTATTTGCTGGTGTTAAAGCTGCAAATGATGCAGGATTAGATGTTCCTTATGGTGAATCTATTGTACCTGATGATGATAGAATAGCTGGGGTACATATTGCAGAATATGCTAAGTCTTTAGACGATGAAGAAGTTAAAAAACATTTTTCTAAATATTTAGAAAGAGGACTTCAACCTGTAGACTTACCTAATCATTTTGAAGAAATTAAAAATAAAATTGAGAAGGCTTGA
- a CDS encoding 30S ribosomal protein S3: MIEKDFVTEGLRRTKIDEYLENELERAGYGGMDVQVTPLGTMVVVYAERPGMVIGRGGKTVRAITQTLKNDFDLDNPQVEVKEVDVPELNPKIMAYKIASMLQRGMHFRRVAYSTIRRIMGAGAQGVEVTISGKIRGSRSAVAKFVEGYIKKCGEPSTRFVKEGFATVQLKPGVLGIFVRIMPPEAVLPDKVDILPPTLESSEESEESTSNEVVIDLEVDDVSDAKVAEEEVEIDEVELEELEELEEIDSESEDEIADEEISEESEESEKSEKALNETSEG; encoded by the coding sequence ATGATTGAAAAAGATTTTGTCACTGAAGGTCTTAGAAGGACTAAAATTGACGAATATTTAGAAAATGAACTTGAAAGAGCCGGTTATGGTGGAATGGATGTTCAGGTAACTCCTTTAGGTACAATGGTAGTTGTATATGCTGAAAGACCAGGAATGGTTATTGGTAGGGGTGGAAAAACTGTAAGAGCTATTACACAAACTCTTAAAAATGATTTTGATCTTGATAATCCTCAAGTTGAAGTTAAAGAGGTTGATGTACCTGAGCTCAATCCAAAAATTATGGCTTATAAAATTGCATCAATGTTACAAAGAGGAATGCACTTCAGAAGGGTAGCTTATTCAACCATTCGTAGAATTATGGGTGCTGGTGCTCAAGGTGTAGAAGTAACTATTTCTGGTAAAATTAGAGGATCCAGATCTGCTGTTGCTAAATTCGTAGAAGGATATATTAAAAAATGTGGAGAACCATCAACAAGATTTGTTAAAGAAGGTTTTGCAACTGTACAATTAAAACCTGGTGTTTTAGGAATTTTTGTTAGGATAATGCCTCCTGAAGCTGTTTTACCAGATAAAGTTGATATTTTACCTCCAACATTGGAATCTTCTGAAGAATCTGAAGAATCTACATCTAATGAAGTTGTTATTGATTTGGAAGTAGACGATGTCTCTGATGCTAAAGTTGCTGAAGAAGAAGTAGAAATTGATGAAGTAGAACTTGAAGAATTAGAGGAGCTTGAAGAAATTGATTCTGAATCTGAAGATGAAATTGCTGATGAAGAAATTTCAGAAGAATCAGAAGAATCTGAAAAGTCAGAAAAAGCTCTAAATGAGACTTCAGAAGGATAG
- a CDS encoding 50S ribosomal protein L14, whose amino-acid sequence MKTLTSNVSKSLPIGARLSCVDNTGAREIEIISVKGYKGVRRRLDVAGVGDLVVASVKKGTADMRREIVNAVVVRQKKEYRRADGFRVKFEDNAAVIITPEGVLKGSEVRGPVAKEAADRWPSVGSAASILI is encoded by the coding sequence ATGAAAACTCTTACATCTAATGTATCTAAATCTCTGCCTATTGGGGCTCGTCTCAGTTGTGTAGATAATACAGGTGCACGTGAAATAGAAATTATATCTGTTAAAGGATATAAAGGAGTACGTAGAAGACTTGATGTTGCAGGTGTTGGCGATCTTGTAGTTGCTTCTGTAAAAAAGGGTACTGCTGATATGCGTAGAGAAATTGTCAATGCTGTTGTTGTAAGACAAAAAAAAGAATATCGTCGTGCAGATGGTTTTCGAGTGAAATTTGAAGATAATGCGGCTGTTATTATTACTCCTGAAGGAGTATTAAAAGGGTCTGAAGTTAGAGGGCCTGTTGCTAAAGAAGCAGCAGATAGATGGCCTAGTGTTGGAAGTGCTGCAAGCATTTTGATTTGA
- a CDS encoding 50S ribosomal protein L32e, producing MKKKFKRQEYARYKKLGIKWRRPRGKTSKMRRYEAGKPAMPAIGYGSPKSERGLHPSGFKDILVRNMSELENLNPDTEAGRISASIGKKKKEMMLNKASELGIKILNK from the coding sequence ATGAAGAAAAAATTCAAAAGACAAGAATACGCCAGATATAAAAAGCTTGGAATAAAATGGAGACGTCCAAGAGGAAAAACTAGTAAAATGAGAAGGTATGAAGCAGGAAAACCTGCAATGCCTGCTATTGGTTATGGTTCTCCTAAATCCGAAAGAGGATTACATCCATCTGGATTTAAAGATATTCTTGTTAGAAATATGTCTGAATTAGAAAATTTAAATCCTGATACTGAAGCTGGTAGAATTAGTGCTAGTATTGGTAAAAAAAAGAAGGAAATGATGTTAAATAAGGCATCAGAATTAGGAATTAAAATTTTAAATAAGTAA
- the rpmC gene encoding 50S ribosomal protein L29 has protein sequence MAILRSREIWEMEVEDIQEKLIELKAELAKNISKSSAAGVNENPGKIRELKRTIARVLTIMNQKQKEN, from the coding sequence ATGGCGATTTTAAGAAGTAGAGAAATTTGGGAAATGGAAGTTGAGGACATTCAAGAAAAATTGATTGAACTCAAAGCAGAACTAGCTAAAAATATTTCTAAAAGTTCTGCTGCTGGGGTTAATGAAAATCCTGGTAAAATCCGAGAACTTAAAAGGACTATTGCTCGGGTTCTTACAATTATGAACCAAAAACAGAAGGAGAACTAA
- a CDS encoding 50S ribosomal protein L19e yields MNLTTQKRLAASILKVGVNKVWIDPEQIEEVSRAITREGVKQLIDQKAIKAKPQKGISSYRSKKLAEQKKKGRRKGRGSIKGAKYARTPKKQAWMTTIRALRKDLKTMRDAEEIDVTTYRKLYRMAKGGAFRSKSYMKTYARDHDLIK; encoded by the coding sequence ATGAATCTTACCACTCAAAAGAGATTAGCTGCAAGCATACTTAAAGTTGGGGTTAATAAAGTATGGATTGATCCTGAACAAATCGAAGAAGTATCAAGGGCTATTACAAGAGAAGGTGTTAAGCAGCTAATTGATCAAAAAGCTATAAAAGCTAAACCTCAAAAGGGTATTAGTAGCTATAGATCAAAAAAATTAGCTGAACAAAAGAAAAAAGGAAGAAGAAAAGGTAGGGGTAGTATTAAAGGAGCTAAATATGCAAGAACTCCTAAAAAACAAGCTTGGATGACTACCATCAGAGCTTTAAGAAAAGATCTTAAAACTATGCGTGATGCAGAGGAGATCGATGTTACTACTTATCGTAAATTATATAGAATGGCTAAAGGTGGAGCCTTTAGAAGTAAATCTTATATGAAAACCTATGCCAGGGATCATGATTTGATTAAATAA
- a CDS encoding 30S ribosomal protein S14, whose product MLPRKYGKAAKKCSRCGDHSAMVSRYGLMLCRQCFREIAPKIGFKKYN is encoded by the coding sequence ATGTTGCCAAGAAAATACGGAAAAGCAGCAAAAAAATGTAGTCGTTGCGGTGATCATTCTGCTATGGTTAGTCGTTATGGACTCATGTTATGTAGGCAATGTTTTAGAGAGATTGCTCCTAAAATTGGATTTAAAAAATATAATTAG
- the rnp1 gene encoding ribonuclease P protein component 1 translates to MITSKNIFHHELIGLYLKVVESSNIFLIGVSGKIIDERKKTISVETETDEIKVIPKDVSIFHLFLPNGELVEIDGKILVSRPEDRIKKKYKKL, encoded by the coding sequence ATGATTACCTCAAAAAATATTTTTCACCATGAGTTGATTGGGTTATATTTAAAGGTTGTTGAAAGTTCTAATATTTTTTTAATTGGAGTTAGTGGGAAAATCATAGATGAAAGGAAAAAAACTATCTCTGTTGAAACTGAAACTGATGAAATTAAAGTTATACCTAAAGATGTTTCAATTTTTCACTTATTCCTTCCAAATGGAGAATTAGTTGAAATAGACGGAAAGATTTTAGTTAGCCGTCCTGAAGATAGAATTAAAAAGAAATATAAAAAATTGTAA
- a CDS encoding 50S ribosomal protein L23 has product MDPYSVIVRPHVTEKTMNLIDQRNELTFVVLRETDKKAIKNAFEYLFDEKVKSVNTHINSKGLKLAYISLVEENAAEDVAVKMGVF; this is encoded by the coding sequence ATGGATCCGTATTCAGTTATTGTTAGACCTCATGTTACAGAAAAAACTATGAATCTAATTGATCAAAGAAATGAACTTACTTTTGTTGTTTTAAGAGAAACTGATAAAAAAGCTATCAAAAATGCTTTTGAATATTTATTTGATGAAAAAGTTAAAAGCGTAAATACTCATATAAATTCAAAAGGGCTTAAGTTAGCATACATTTCTTTAGTTGAAGAAAATGCTGCAGAAGATGTAGCTGTTAAAATGGGAGTATTCTAG
- a CDS encoding 30S ribosomal protein S4e, which produces MAKMGSRKHLKRFKAPKSWPISPKENKWTVKPAAGPHAIEDSLSLLVVIRDILGLADNSREAKRIINTGKVLVDGRARKDYKYPVGFMDVVEIPASEDFYRVLPDLKGRLTLHPISKENSGFKLCKITNKTTLKKGKIQLNLHDGRNVLVEDSFSASDVVSLAVPEQEITDNFKFEEGALVLITGGKHIGEIGKINEININKSSNPNTVVVENDKKENFLTLKDYAFVIGKDKPAISLPGGK; this is translated from the coding sequence ATGGCAAAAATGGGATCAAGAAAACATCTTAAAAGATTTAAAGCTCCTAAAAGTTGGCCTATTAGTCCAAAAGAAAATAAATGGACGGTCAAACCTGCAGCGGGACCTCATGCTATTGAAGATTCTTTATCTTTACTCGTTGTAATTAGAGATATTTTAGGTTTAGCTGATAACTCAAGAGAAGCAAAAAGAATTATTAATACTGGCAAAGTATTAGTTGATGGTAGAGCTAGAAAAGATTACAAATATCCAGTAGGTTTTATGGATGTAGTTGAAATTCCAGCATCTGAAGATTTTTATAGAGTTTTACCAGATTTAAAAGGTAGATTAACTCTTCACCCTATTTCAAAAGAAAATAGTGGATTTAAATTGTGTAAGATAACAAATAAAACTACACTCAAAAAAGGTAAAATCCAATTAAACCTCCATGATGGTAGAAATGTTCTTGTAGAAGATTCTTTTTCTGCTAGTGATGTAGTAAGTTTAGCTGTTCCTGAACAAGAAATTACAGATAATTTCAAGTTTGAAGAAGGTGCTTTAGTACTTATTACTGGTGGTAAACATATTGGTGAGATTGGTAAAATTAATGAAATTAATATTAATAAATCATCTAACCCTAATACTGTTGTTGTTGAAAATGATAAAAAGGAGAATTTCCTCACATTAAAAGATTATGCATTTGTTATAGGTAAAGACAAACCTGCAATATCACTTCCAGGAGGTAAATAA
- the rplV gene encoding 50S ribosomal protein L22, translated as MADIKYAYNDEDGSKTARAMGKTLKISPKHSVEICRAIRGMNVEKAKNYLIEVIDMKKAVPFKRHNKKVGHRKGLNGWPSGRYPVKAAKQILKILENAEANAEYKGLDTENLKIVHISSHRGFVIKGGIPRAFGRVTPFNTPTTHVQIVLGEA; from the coding sequence ATGGCTGATATTAAATATGCTTATAATGATGAAGATGGCTCTAAAACAGCTCGTGCTATGGGTAAAACTCTTAAAATTTCTCCAAAGCATTCTGTTGAGATATGTAGGGCAATAAGAGGAATGAATGTAGAAAAAGCAAAAAATTACTTAATTGAAGTAATTGACATGAAAAAGGCAGTTCCTTTTAAAAGACACAATAAGAAAGTGGGACATAGAAAAGGGTTAAATGGATGGCCTAGTGGAAGATATCCAGTTAAAGCAGCTAAACAAATTTTAAAAATTTTAGAAAATGCTGAAGCTAATGCTGAATATAAAGGTCTGGATACTGAAAACTTAAAAATTGTACATATTTCTAGTCATAGAGGTTTTGTAATAAAAGGTGGAATTCCAAGAGCATTTGGAAGAGTAACTCCATTTAATACACCTACAACCCATGTGCAAATTGTTTTAGGGGAGGCTTAA
- the rplX gene encoding 50S ribosomal protein L24, producing MSKQPRKQRKALYNAPLHLRRNIMSVTLSKDLKEDFGKKSLPIRTGDTVQIMRGEFKGHEGKVEKIDSRNYKIIVEGATLSKPDGNSVFFPVHPSNLMIVNADLKDERRSRIIDRKG from the coding sequence ATGTCAAAACAACCAAGAAAACAAAGAAAAGCTCTTTACAATGCACCTTTACATCTTCGCCGTAACATTATGAGTGTCACTTTAAGTAAAGATTTAAAAGAAGACTTTGGAAAAAAATCTTTACCTATTAGGACTGGTGATACTGTACAAATCATGCGTGGGGAATTCAAAGGGCATGAAGGAAAAGTTGAAAAAATAGACTCTAGAAATTATAAAATTATTGTTGAAGGAGCTACTTTAAGTAAACCTGATGGAAATTCAGTTTTCTTCCCAGTTCACCCATCTAATTTGATGATTGTTAATGCAGATTTAAAAGACGAAAGAAGAAGCAGAATTATTGACAGGAAGGGATAA
- a CDS encoding 50S ribosomal protein L6, producing the protein MVLAANITEEIDIPEDVNVTIGDNVIIKGPQGEVSRKFTYPNISMKKEDDKIVLETSFPKKKDKSMIGTTRAHINNMITGVTEGFTYHMKIVFAHFPMNVKVSGNKVNIDNFLGERHPRTAKIVGSAKVNVKGDEVTVTGINKEDVGQTVANLEQATKIKGRDPRVFQDGIYLIDKA; encoded by the coding sequence ATGGTTTTAGCTGCTAATATTACCGAAGAAATAGATATTCCTGAAGATGTAAATGTTACAATTGGCGATAATGTAATAATTAAAGGACCTCAAGGTGAAGTGTCTCGAAAATTTACATATCCTAATATATCTATGAAAAAAGAAGATGATAAAATAGTTTTAGAAACTTCTTTTCCTAAAAAGAAAGATAAGTCAATGATTGGAACTACTCGTGCTCATATTAATAATATGATTACTGGTGTTACTGAAGGGTTTACTTATCATATGAAAATTGTATTTGCTCACTTTCCAATGAATGTAAAAGTAAGTGGAAATAAAGTTAATATTGATAATTTCCTTGGTGAAAGACATCCTCGTACTGCTAAAATTGTGGGTAGTGCAAAAGTTAATGTTAAAGGGGATGAAGTTACTGTCACAGGTATTAATAAAGAGGATGTTGGTCAAACTGTGGCTAACTTAGAGCAAGCTACTAAAATTAAGGGAAGAGATCCAAGAGTATTCCAAGATGGAATATATCTTATAGATAAAGCTTAA
- a CDS encoding 50S ribosomal protein L5: MNPMEEVVIAKATLNIGVGESGERLSRAMDLLSNLTGQDPVKTFSKVTNPEFGIRKHQPIACKVTLRGEKADKAIKMVLDGIGNTLREKQFDDQGNVSFGIAEHIDIPGIRYDPDIGIFGMNVSVTFEKPGYRIKRRKIQQKKIPKRHMVKKEETIKYMKDNFQVNIDQE; encoded by the coding sequence ATGAATCCTATGGAAGAAGTTGTCATAGCTAAAGCTACTTTAAATATTGGTGTTGGAGAATCTGGGGAAAGATTATCTCGTGCTATGGATCTTTTATCTAATTTAACTGGTCAGGATCCAGTAAAAACTTTTTCTAAAGTTACCAATCCTGAATTTGGTATTAGAAAACACCAACCTATTGCTTGTAAAGTTACTTTACGTGGTGAAAAGGCTGATAAAGCTATTAAAATGGTTTTAGATGGTATTGGCAATACTTTAAGAGAGAAGCAATTTGATGATCAAGGTAATGTTTCTTTTGGTATAGCAGAACATATTGATATTCCAGGAATCCGTTATGATCCAGATATTGGTATATTTGGTATGAATGTTTCTGTTACTTTTGAAAAACCGGGTTATAGGATTAAAAGAAGAAAAATTCAACAAAAGAAAATTCCTAAAAGACATATGGTCAAAAAAGAAGAGACTATTAAATATATGAAAGATAATTTCCAAGTAAATATTGATCAGGAATGA